Proteins encoded within one genomic window of Parolsenella massiliensis:
- a CDS encoding TerB N-terminal domain-containing protein produces the protein MATDVQRIIDTILASPRAQESKLFEGRTFVDEPILRRGSQMESYLPDKIEKMRAMARTQTSRIRSDQQLFYEQARFMEDYEDSVESFSTFSHYFPTYESMGNRDLRRYFSWRAHVRAGKVLPTSLSFVFVLFYELICGIGASNPEDGFRKIESLWQEYRIFEPKIDRHARRWLRDYAAWHNLPTSFIAPYVDLDFDQAIVTLGDFLSGWPEPAAGADVPGEDEALQALDTLSSYRLGSSRLYGDRPGTLRHVALATLAKLAVYYDKHRKSGLLDTLFGSPIARPYQMFGSAVFYASTPHQDAVYELDCVNRYVCRNGLWYRESYLETHERSSKLGAILRAVDQRLRDALGYEHPLVEKDVPKYLAKIIDEQAGARIEWERQREARMVRIDLSQLEGIRSAASVTREALLVDEERDELPGTAPEPVEPSELLHAEHDAPESPADAPHQPESDADEQPNAAPAPSAAASEAHPYGLTDEEFALATALLQGDQPPVTVTSLDMLVDATNEKLFDLLGDTAIEFGPDGPGIIEDYQQDVRGALLP, from the coding sequence ATGGCAACGGACGTCCAGCGCATTATCGACACGATTCTTGCCAGCCCCCGTGCCCAGGAGAGCAAGCTGTTCGAGGGGCGCACGTTCGTGGACGAGCCCATCCTGCGCCGCGGCTCCCAGATGGAGAGCTACCTCCCAGACAAGATCGAGAAGATGCGTGCCATGGCCCGCACCCAGACAAGCCGCATTCGCTCAGACCAGCAGCTCTTCTACGAGCAGGCCCGCTTCATGGAAGACTACGAGGACAGCGTCGAGAGCTTCTCCACGTTCAGCCACTACTTCCCCACCTACGAGTCCATGGGCAACCGTGACCTGCGCCGCTACTTCTCGTGGCGTGCCCACGTGCGCGCAGGCAAGGTCCTGCCCACGAGCCTCTCGTTCGTGTTCGTTCTGTTCTACGAGCTCATCTGCGGCATCGGCGCGAGCAACCCCGAGGACGGCTTTCGCAAGATCGAGTCGCTGTGGCAGGAGTACCGCATCTTTGAGCCAAAGATCGACCGCCACGCGCGCCGCTGGCTCAGGGACTACGCCGCCTGGCACAACCTCCCAACCAGCTTTATTGCACCCTACGTTGACCTGGACTTTGACCAGGCCATCGTCACGCTGGGAGACTTCCTGTCCGGCTGGCCAGAGCCCGCGGCTGGCGCAGACGTCCCGGGCGAGGACGAGGCCCTCCAGGCACTCGACACGCTCTCGAGCTATCGCCTGGGCTCGAGCCGCCTCTATGGGGACAGGCCAGGCACGCTTCGCCACGTTGCCCTGGCCACGCTCGCCAAGCTGGCCGTCTACTACGACAAGCACCGCAAGAGCGGGCTTCTCGACACGCTCTTTGGCTCGCCCATCGCCAGGCCCTACCAGATGTTTGGCTCGGCCGTCTTCTATGCGTCCACGCCCCACCAAGACGCGGTCTACGAGCTAGACTGCGTCAACCGCTACGTCTGCCGCAACGGGTTGTGGTACCGCGAGTCCTATCTGGAGACGCACGAGCGCAGCAGCAAGCTTGGTGCCATCCTGCGCGCGGTGGACCAGAGGCTTAGGGACGCGCTTGGCTACGAGCACCCGCTTGTCGAGAAAGACGTTCCCAAGTACCTCGCCAAGATCATCGACGAGCAGGCCGGCGCCCGCATCGAGTGGGAGCGCCAACGCGAGGCGCGCATGGTGCGCATCGACCTCAGCCAGCTCGAGGGAATCCGCAGCGCCGCCAGCGTCACGCGCGAGGCGCTGCTCGTGGACGAGGAGCGCGACGAGCTGCCCGGCACCGCACCGGAGCCCGTTGAGCCGTCAGAGCTGCTTCACGCCGAGCATGACGCGCCGGAGTCCCCTGCGGACGCGCCCCACCAGCCCGAGAGCGACGCGGACGAGCAGCCGAACGCCGCCCCCGCACCGTCGGCCGCCGCGAGCGAGGCGCACCCCTACGGCCTCACGGACGAGGAGTTCGCACTCGCCACGGCGCTCCTCCAAGGAGACCAGCCGCCCGTCACGGTCACCTCGCTCGACATGCTCGTTGATGCCACCAACGAGAAGCTGTTCGACCTGCTTGGGGACACGGCCATCGAATTTGGACCAGATGGCCCCGGCATCATCGAGGACTACCAGCAAGACGTGAGAGGAGCCCTTCTCCCATGA
- a CDS encoding ATP-binding protein has product MTSETPANPRVPKRIAAALINSLKGGVVPRIGLPYVTVGRKTEIAALLHDLDLIADGGASFRFLVGRYGAGKSFLLQTIRTHAMGKGFVVADADLSPERRLQGTAGQGLATYRELIRNLSTKTRPEGGALQLVLDRWVANMRGSGANEDDAEALALAMAPLEEMVHGFDFARVMRAYHDATIEGDDERRSAVLRWLRGEYRTKTEARADLGINVCISDDNWYDYLKLFARFLKGAGYEGMLVLIDELVNLYKIPNSVTRQYNYEKILTMYNDTLQGKAHYLGIIMGGTPQSIEDRRRGVYSYEALRSRLAEGRFAREGLSDMLAPVIHLNPLTYEELLVLIEKLADIHAGYFGYDRMLGTDQLVKFLQIEFGRVGADTHLTPREVIRDFIELLDIMYQNPETDMEALLNSEQFALTESGGTSGDAGGPGQRSFAEFKI; this is encoded by the coding sequence ATGACCTCAGAGACCCCCGCGAACCCGCGCGTTCCCAAGCGAATCGCCGCGGCGCTCATCAATTCGCTCAAGGGCGGTGTCGTGCCCAGGATCGGCCTTCCGTACGTCACCGTGGGCCGCAAGACCGAGATTGCCGCGCTGCTTCACGACCTCGACCTCATCGCCGACGGCGGCGCGAGCTTCCGCTTCCTCGTCGGCCGCTACGGCGCCGGCAAGAGCTTCCTACTCCAAACGATCCGCACGCATGCCATGGGCAAAGGCTTCGTCGTGGCAGACGCAGACCTCTCCCCCGAGCGCAGACTGCAAGGAACCGCAGGCCAGGGCCTTGCCACCTATCGTGAGCTCATCCGTAACCTCTCCACCAAGACGCGCCCCGAGGGCGGCGCCCTGCAGCTTGTGCTTGACCGCTGGGTTGCCAATATGCGCGGCTCGGGCGCCAACGAGGACGACGCCGAGGCCCTCGCCCTCGCCATGGCACCCCTCGAGGAGATGGTCCACGGCTTTGACTTCGCTCGCGTCATGCGCGCCTACCACGACGCCACAATCGAGGGGGACGACGAGCGTCGCAGCGCCGTCCTGCGCTGGCTTCGCGGCGAGTACCGCACAAAGACCGAGGCCCGCGCAGACCTCGGCATCAACGTCTGCATCTCGGATGACAACTGGTACGACTACCTCAAGCTCTTTGCGCGCTTCCTCAAGGGAGCCGGCTACGAGGGCATGCTCGTGCTCATCGACGAGCTCGTGAACCTCTACAAGATCCCAAACTCGGTCACGCGCCAGTACAACTACGAGAAGATCCTCACCATGTACAACGACACGCTCCAGGGCAAGGCGCACTACCTGGGCATCATCATGGGAGGAACGCCTCAGTCCATCGAGGACCGCAGGCGCGGCGTCTACTCCTACGAGGCGCTTCGCAGCCGCCTTGCGGAGGGGCGCTTTGCCCGCGAGGGCCTCTCGGACATGCTCGCGCCGGTTATCCACCTCAACCCGCTCACCTACGAGGAGCTTCTCGTCCTCATCGAGAAGCTCGCAGACATCCACGCAGGCTACTTTGGCTACGACCGCATGCTTGGCACGGACCAGCTTGTGAAGTTCCTCCAGATCGAGTTTGGCCGCGTGGGGGCAGACACGCACCTCACGCCCCGCGAGGTCATCCGCGACTTCATCGAGCTGCTCGACATCATGTACCAAAACCCCGAGACCGACATGGAGGCCCTTCTCAACTCCGAGCAGTTCGCGCTCACGGAGAGCGGGGGCACCTCGGGAGACGCAGGAGGCCCCGGCCAGCGCTCATTTGCCGAGTTCAAGATCTAG
- a CDS encoding DUF554 domain-containing protein produces the protein MVGLGTLINVACIVAGGSIGLLASSLVTQRLQEALLRSCGVCVIFVGAAGTLQHMLVTTVVANGSVSLSTQGTMMLLISLAAGSVVGEVLDLDARFESLGRWLRDKTGSSGDASFIDGFVLASLTVCIGAMAIVGSIQDGLAGDWSTLALKGALDAVIVCAMAASMGRGCLFSALPVAVLQGSVTALATLLHPIMTEAALANLSLVGSTLIFCVGVNLIWPRTFKPANMLPAVVIAVILALV, from the coding sequence ATGGTCGGTCTTGGAACGCTTATCAACGTCGCCTGCATCGTCGCGGGCGGCTCCATTGGGCTGCTCGCCAGCTCGCTCGTGACGCAACGCCTCCAGGAGGCGCTGCTTCGCTCGTGCGGCGTCTGCGTCATCTTCGTGGGAGCCGCGGGAACGCTCCAGCACATGCTCGTGACCACCGTTGTGGCAAACGGCTCCGTCTCCCTCTCCACACAGGGCACCATGATGCTGCTCATATCGCTCGCGGCCGGCTCGGTCGTGGGCGAGGTTCTCGACCTCGACGCCCGCTTCGAGTCCCTGGGCCGTTGGCTGCGCGATAAGACCGGTAGCTCGGGGGATGCCAGCTTCATCGACGGGTTCGTCTTGGCGTCGCTCACCGTCTGCATAGGCGCCATGGCCATCGTGGGCTCCATTCAGGACGGCCTTGCGGGCGACTGGTCAACACTTGCCCTCAAGGGAGCGCTCGATGCGGTCATCGTCTGCGCCATGGCGGCGTCGATGGGCCGCGGCTGCCTCTTCTCGGCCCTGCCCGTGGCCGTGCTTCAGGGAAGCGTCACGGCCCTCGCCACGCTGCTCCACCCCATCATGACCGAGGCCGCGCTCGCAAACCTCTCGCTCGTGGGCTCCACGCTCATCTTCTGCGTAGGCGTCAACCTCATCTGGCCCAGGACGTTCAAGCCCGCGAACATGCTGCCGGCCGTCGTCATCGCCGTCATACTCGCCCTGGTGTAG
- a CDS encoding DEAD/DEAH box helicase, translating to MSTFDRFAPFVQDFIYDHQWENLRGIQVAAAEAIFDTDANVLLTASTASGKTEAAFFPILTLFDEDPPASIGAIYIGPLKALINDQFLRLNDLCADAHIPVWHWHGDVSASHKAKMLKNPSGILQITPESLEALLLHKHSAISKLFCDLRFVVIDEVHSLLRGDRGGQTICLIERLSRMAGVNPRRIGLSATIGDPQAVGAFLSSGTGRGWVVPKVAEPPRTWRLSMEHFYLSGPQAADAMGGQAEEALRSIDFIRQAKAAATPAQTQELVLASLPVQPDEIEDEASSRPLPTLDEATDVAPKEADPGLAYIFEHTRGKKCLVFANSREDAEAVCTELRRYCEAAHEQDRFLIHHGNLSSSLRESAEELMRDESQALTTITTATLELGIDIGKLERAFQIDAPFTVSAFLQRMGRTGRRGTPPEMWFVMREEPPEPRSLLPETIPWKLLQGIALVQLYREERWVEPPRLDRLPYSLLYHQTIATLASEGELTPAELASRVLNLTVFHRISADDFRVLLRHLLEIGHIEQTERGGLIVGLAGERVSSSYKFYAVFQENIEYTVRSDSTELGTIVAPPPAGEKIAIAGATWLVEEVDHKRHVVYATKVRGKVPAYFGECPGDIHTHVLERMLKALEERCSYPYLMKNATGRLTLARRAAAGAMLDVHPLINLGGNTWGLFPWLGSYAFLALERLIKIKCAKQLGMKGIDSSRPYYLTFIMSAGPREFFQTVVNETSILTDNMELLYPDELPVFEKYDEFVPPELVRKGFAEGVLDVDGMKERVRQWEQYATSYELPAGGGVPGVDIPWFAS from the coding sequence GTGAGCACGTTCGACCGCTTTGCGCCGTTCGTCCAGGACTTCATCTATGACCACCAGTGGGAGAACCTCCGCGGCATTCAGGTAGCCGCAGCAGAGGCCATATTCGACACGGACGCAAACGTCCTGCTCACGGCCTCCACGGCCTCGGGAAAGACCGAGGCCGCGTTCTTCCCTATCCTCACGCTCTTTGATGAGGACCCGCCGGCAAGCATCGGCGCCATCTACATCGGCCCGCTCAAGGCCCTCATCAACGACCAGTTCCTGAGGCTGAACGACCTGTGCGCAGACGCCCACATTCCCGTGTGGCACTGGCACGGGGACGTCTCGGCGTCCCACAAGGCCAAGATGCTCAAGAACCCCAGCGGCATCCTCCAGATAACACCCGAGTCTCTCGAGGCCTTGCTGCTGCACAAGCACTCCGCCATCTCGAAGCTCTTCTGCGACCTGCGCTTCGTCGTCATCGACGAGGTGCACTCGCTGCTGCGCGGAGACCGCGGTGGCCAGACCATCTGCCTCATCGAGCGTCTCAGCCGCATGGCTGGCGTAAACCCGCGCAGGATCGGCCTGTCTGCAACCATCGGAGACCCCCAGGCGGTAGGCGCGTTCCTCTCATCGGGAACCGGCCGGGGATGGGTGGTCCCCAAGGTTGCCGAGCCTCCGCGCACCTGGCGTCTCTCCATGGAGCACTTCTATCTCAGCGGCCCCCAGGCCGCAGACGCCATGGGCGGCCAGGCCGAGGAGGCCCTGAGAAGCATCGACTTCATTCGACAGGCCAAGGCTGCCGCAACCCCCGCGCAGACGCAGGAGCTGGTCCTCGCCAGCCTCCCCGTGCAGCCAGACGAGATTGAAGACGAGGCAAGCTCGCGGCCGCTCCCCACCCTCGACGAGGCAACGGACGTCGCCCCCAAGGAGGCAGACCCGGGCCTCGCCTATATCTTTGAGCACACGCGCGGCAAGAAGTGCCTCGTCTTCGCAAACTCGCGCGAGGACGCAGAGGCCGTCTGCACCGAGCTGCGCCGCTACTGCGAGGCCGCCCACGAGCAAGACCGCTTCCTCATCCATCACGGCAATCTCTCGAGCTCGCTGCGAGAGTCTGCCGAGGAGCTCATGCGAGACGAGTCTCAGGCGCTCACCACCATCACCACGGCCACGCTCGAGCTTGGCATCGACATCGGAAAACTCGAGCGCGCCTTCCAGATCGACGCGCCATTCACCGTAAGTGCGTTCCTCCAGCGCATGGGTCGCACGGGCAGGCGTGGCACGCCTCCCGAGATGTGGTTCGTCATGCGAGAAGAGCCGCCCGAGCCCAGGTCGCTGCTTCCCGAGACCATTCCCTGGAAGCTGCTCCAAGGAATCGCACTCGTCCAGCTTTACCGCGAGGAGCGCTGGGTAGAGCCGCCGCGGCTCGACCGCCTGCCCTACAGTCTGCTCTACCACCAGACCATCGCCACGCTCGCCAGCGAGGGCGAACTCACCCCTGCCGAGCTTGCCTCGCGCGTACTCAACCTCACGGTGTTTCACCGTATCTCCGCCGATGACTTCCGCGTGCTCCTCAGGCATCTATTGGAGATTGGCCACATCGAGCAGACGGAGCGCGGCGGCCTCATCGTTGGGCTTGCCGGGGAGCGCGTCTCGAGCTCCTACAAGTTCTACGCCGTGTTCCAAGAGAACATCGAGTACACCGTGAGGAGTGACTCCACAGAGCTCGGCACCATCGTGGCGCCACCGCCCGCTGGAGAGAAGATTGCCATTGCGGGCGCCACCTGGCTCGTCGAGGAGGTGGACCACAAGCGCCACGTGGTGTACGCAACCAAGGTGCGAGGAAAGGTCCCCGCCTACTTCGGCGAGTGCCCAGGAGACATCCACACCCACGTCCTCGAACGCATGCTCAAGGCACTCGAGGAGCGCTGCAGCTATCCCTACCTCATGAAGAATGCTACGGGCAGACTCACCTTGGCGAGAAGAGCCGCGGCCGGCGCCATGCTCGACGTGCACCCCCTCATCAACCTAGGCGGAAACACCTGGGGTCTGTTCCCCTGGCTTGGAAGCTATGCGTTCCTCGCACTTGAGAGGCTCATCAAGATCAAGTGCGCCAAGCAGCTTGGGATGAAGGGCATAGACTCGTCGCGCCCCTACTACCTCACCTTCATTATGTCAGCGGGCCCGCGAGAGTTCTTCCAAACCGTGGTGAACGAGACGAGCATACTTACCGACAACATGGAGCTCCTCTACCCAGACGAGCTCCCCGTCTTCGAGAAGTACGACGAATTCGTACCACCCGAGCTTGTCCGCAAGGGCTTTGCCGAGGGTGTGTTGGACGTCGACGGTATGAAGGAAAGAGTGCGACAGTGGGAGCAGTATGCCACCTCATATGAGCTCCCGGCTGGTGGAGGCGTCCCCGGGGTAGACATCCCCTGGTTTGCTAGCTAA